One segment of Ipomoea triloba cultivar NCNSP0323 chromosome 12, ASM357664v1 DNA contains the following:
- the LOC115998114 gene encoding binding partner of ACD11 1-like isoform X2, translating to MKSADERSQIAYVTFKEPQGAETAVLLSGATIVDQSVTITLDPEYKLPPQALSTPIVTESQNVGADGSGSGSAIQKAEDVVSSMLAKGFILGKDAVNKAKTFDEKHQFTSTATAKVAALDQKIGFTEKIGMGANIVNEKVKEVDQKFQVSEKTKSAIAAAEQTVSNAGSAIMKNRYVLTGATWVTGAFNKVTKAAGEVGQKTKEKMAEEQQVKNAAEGYTQLHASESPKASTAEEPNKSTVQGLVL from the exons ATGAAAAG TGCTGATGAACGGTCTCAAATTGCTTATGTGACTTTCAAGGAGCCTCAGGGTGCAGAGACTGCTGTGCTTCTTTCA GGAGCTACTATTGTTGATCAATCAGTCACTATAACTCTTGATCCCGAATACAAGCTTCCACCTCAGGCTTTATCAACACCAATT GTTACTGAAAGCCAGAATGTCGGTGCTGATGGATCTGGATCTGGATCTGCAATCCAGAAGGCAGAAGATGTTGTCAGCAGCATGTTGGCCAAGGGTTTTATCCTGGGCAAAGATGCAGTTAACAAAGCCAAGACTTTTGATGAGAAGCACCAGTTCACTTCCACTGCCACAGCCAAAGTTGCAGCTTTGGACCAAAAGATTGGATTCACTGAGAAAATCGGTATGGGGGCGAACATTGTGAATGAAAAGGTTAAAGAAGTGGACCAGAAGTTTCAGGTTTCTGAGAAGACAAAGTCTGCCATTGCTGCCGCGGAGCAGACTGTTAGCAATGCTGGATCTGCCATTATGAAGAACAGGTACGTTCTCACCGGGGCAACTTGGGTTACTGGTGCCTTTAATAAGGTTACCAAGGCTGCTGGGGAAGTCGGGCagaagacaaaagaaaaaatggcTGAAGAACAGCAGGTTAAAAATGCAGCAGAAGGCTACACACAGTTACATGCTTCTGAATCCCCAAAGGCTTCCACTGCTGAGGAACCAAATAAGTCTACTGTTCAGGGTTTAGTCCTTTAA
- the LOC115998114 gene encoding binding partner of ACD11 1-like isoform X1, whose product MSVRTVKVSNASLGASEQDIKEFFSFSGDIEYVEMKSADERSQIAYVTFKEPQGAETAVLLSGATIVDQSVTITLDPEYKLPPQALSTPIVTESQNVGADGSGSGSAIQKAEDVVSSMLAKGFILGKDAVNKAKTFDEKHQFTSTATAKVAALDQKIGFTEKIGMGANIVNEKVKEVDQKFQVSEKTKSAIAAAEQTVSNAGSAIMKNRYVLTGATWVTGAFNKVTKAAGEVGQKTKEKMAEEQQVKNAAEGYTQLHASESPKASTAEEPNKSTVQGLVL is encoded by the exons ATGTCG GTCAGAACAGTGAAAGTAAGCAATGCTTCTTTAGGTGCTTCTGAGCAAGATATCAAGgagttcttttcattttctgGAGATATTGAGTATGTGGAAATGAAAAG TGCTGATGAACGGTCTCAAATTGCTTATGTGACTTTCAAGGAGCCTCAGGGTGCAGAGACTGCTGTGCTTCTTTCA GGAGCTACTATTGTTGATCAATCAGTCACTATAACTCTTGATCCCGAATACAAGCTTCCACCTCAGGCTTTATCAACACCAATT GTTACTGAAAGCCAGAATGTCGGTGCTGATGGATCTGGATCTGGATCTGCAATCCAGAAGGCAGAAGATGTTGTCAGCAGCATGTTGGCCAAGGGTTTTATCCTGGGCAAAGATGCAGTTAACAAAGCCAAGACTTTTGATGAGAAGCACCAGTTCACTTCCACTGCCACAGCCAAAGTTGCAGCTTTGGACCAAAAGATTGGATTCACTGAGAAAATCGGTATGGGGGCGAACATTGTGAATGAAAAGGTTAAAGAAGTGGACCAGAAGTTTCAGGTTTCTGAGAAGACAAAGTCTGCCATTGCTGCCGCGGAGCAGACTGTTAGCAATGCTGGATCTGCCATTATGAAGAACAGGTACGTTCTCACCGGGGCAACTTGGGTTACTGGTGCCTTTAATAAGGTTACCAAGGCTGCTGGGGAAGTCGGGCagaagacaaaagaaaaaatggcTGAAGAACAGCAGGTTAAAAATGCAGCAGAAGGCTACACACAGTTACATGCTTCTGAATCCCCAAAGGCTTCCACTGCTGAGGAACCAAATAAGTCTACTGTTCAGGGTTTAGTCCTTTAA
- the LOC115999689 gene encoding TOM1-like protein 1 — protein MSDNLMDKVSSLGERLKIGGSEVGQKITAGMSSMSFKMKEFFQGPNQADKLVEEATAETLDEPNWATNLELCDMINHDRVNSVELIRGIKKRIQLKSPRIQYLALALLETIAKNCEKAFSEIASERVLDEMVKLIDDPQTVVNNRNKALMMIESWGESSNELRYLPVYEETYKSLRSRGVRFPGRDNESLAPIFTPPRSVAASELNATLAQQMHNDVPPPPTLSAEQTKEAFDVARNSIELLTTVLSSSPQQDALEDDLTTTLVQQCRQSQNTVQRIIETAGDNEALLFEALNVNDEILKALSKYEDIIKPAVVPSAPEPAMIPVAVEPDESSYVGKEDALVRKPAGSRPGAHNGPNDEMMDDLDEMIFGKKVGGSSESGHDQKKQQPPKDDLISF, from the exons ATGAGCGACAATTTGATGGATAAAGTCAGCTCTTTGGGAGAGCGATTGAAGATCGGAGGGTCAGAGGTGGGGCAAAAAATTACTGCTGGAATGAGCTCCATGAGCTTTAAGATGAAGGAGTTTTTCCAAGGCCCTAACCAGGCGGATAAGCTCGTTGAGGAGGCGACGGCGGAGACTTTGGATGAGCCCAATTGGGCAACGAATCTTGAACTCTGTGACATGATTAATCATGATAGGGTCAATAGTGTTGAACTCATACGGGGCATAAAGAAGCGGATCCAGTTGAAGAGCCCCAGGATTCAATACTTGGCCTTGGCGTTGCTTGAAACCATTGCAAAGAATTGTGAGAAGGCATTCTCGGAAATCGCATCTGAGAGGGTGCTTGACGAGATGGTGAAGTTGATTGATGATCCTCAAACTGTTGTGAACAATCGGAACAAGGCTCTCATGATGATTGAATCTTGGGGTGAATCATCAAATGAGCTTCGCTATTTGCCTGTTTATGAAGAGACTTACAAG AGTTTGAGATCAAGAGGTGTACGCTTCCCTGGTCGTGATAATGAGAGCCTAGCCCCCATCTTCACTCCTCCAAGATCTGTAGCAGCTTCAGAATTAAATGCCACCCTTGCACAACAAATGCATAATGATGTTCCACCTCCTCCGACCTTGTCAGCTGAACAAACCAAGGAGGCATTTGATGTGGCAAGAAATAGTATAGAGCTTCTTACCACTGTTTTATCCTCTTCACCTCAACAAGATGCTTTAGAG GATGACTTGACAACTACGCTTGTACAACAGTGCCGCCAGTCCCAAAATACTGTTCAGAGAATCATTGAGACTGCTGGAGATAATGAGGCCCTCCTTTTTGAAGCTTTGAATGTGAATGATGAGATCCTGAAAGCCCTCTCAAAGTATGAAGACATCATAAAACCTGCAGTAGTTCCATCAGCACCGGAACCTGCTATGATACCCGTTGCTGTTGAGCCTGATGAGTCCTCCTACGTGGGAAAGGAAGATGCTTTGGTCCGAAAGCCTGCAGGCTCCCGTCCTGGCGCTCACAATGGACCCAATGATGAAATGATGGACGATCTTGATGAGATGATCTTTGGTAAAAAAGTGGGTGGTTCATCTGAATCAGGGCATGATCAAAAGAAGCAGCAACCACCAAAGGATGATCTCATTTCCTTTTAA
- the LOC115999089 gene encoding transcription factor MYB41-like — translation MQVVAGTMRRPSSPTLSGSSGGRGDENAGGVKKGPWTPEEDKKLVDYIRKHGHGSWRAVPKLAGLNRCGKSCRLRWTNYLRPDIKRGKFEEEEEQLIIKLHSVLGNKWSAIAMRLPGRTDNEIKNHWNTHLRKRLLQMGIDPVTHRPRTDINFIDALANLPQLLVAAANMGNNSNVANPLWDSINALRLCSDAAQIANELQLLQNFMALQLQLRGSVNNTTNEAQSQIPELATQFGSCNQLLDHLALLNPQLQGGLCNLGSSYNFSRLPPNISCSGSVATSSTSQNSEIQIHHPGIISNETNQGQTTNSNVSRINDDSNKLMTNAFTVSSSSPLNVPSSEGIPSNPIFPTLIPASPFPENPSSSIDWETDKEKYTISANLKHDIPNHVPNATTTFEAWRDIKVDDDEATDSYWQDILYQTFSP, via the exons ATGCAGGTGGTGGCCGGCACAATGAGGCGGCCGTCATCACCGACGCTCAGCGGCAGCAGCGGTGGCAGGGGAGATGAGAATGCCGGTGGCGTGAAGAAGGGGCCTTGGACGCCCGAGGAGGATAAAAAACTGGTAGATTACATCCGAAAGCACGGGCATGGAAGCTGGAGAGCAGTCCCGAAGCTCGCTGGGCTTAACCGCTGTGGGAAGAGCTGCCGCCTCCGGTGGACAAACTATCTCCGGCCTGACATCAAGAGAGGCAAGTTCgaggaggaggaagaacaaCTCATCATCAAGCTTCATTCAGTTCTGGGAAACAA GTGGTCAGCCATTGCAATGCGACTTCCAGGAAGAACTGATAACGAGATCAAGAATCACTGGAATACTCATCTTCGTAAAAGGTTGCTGCAAATGGGTATTGACCCGGTAACGCATAGGCCAAGAACTGATATCAACTTCATCGACGCCCTTGCAAATCTACCTCAGCTGCTCGTTGCTGCTGCCAACATGGGCAATAACAGCAATGTCGCAAATCCTCTTTGGGACAGTATTAATGCTCTCAGGCTATGTTCAGATGCGGCGCAAATAGCAAATGAACTCCAGTTGTTGCAGAATTTCATGGCACTTCAATTACAACTCCGGGGTAGCGTTAACAATACCACGAATGAGGCTCAGAGCCAAATTCCAGAATTAGCAACTCAGTTTGGTTCCTGTAACCAGCTTCTTGATCATCTTGCATTACTGAATCCACAGTTGCAGGGGGGATTGTGTAATCTGGGAAGCTCATACAATTTCAGTAGGCTTCCGCCAAACATCAGCTGTTCTGGTTCAGTTGCCACTTCATCAACTTCTCAAAATTCAGAGATTCAAATTCATCATCCTGGTATCATCTCAAACGAGACTAATCAAGGGCAAACAACCAACTCCAACGTTTCCAGAATTAATGATGACAGCAATAAGCTCATGACTAATGCCTTCACAGTGTCGTCATCATCACCATTAAATGTTCCCAGTAGCGAGGGCATTCCTAGTAATCCAATATTTCCCACACTAATCCCCGCATCCCCTTTCCCTGAGAATCCAAGCAGTAGTATTGATTGGGAAACCGACAAAGAAAAATATACTATTTCAGCAAACCTGAAGCACGATATTCCCAACCATGTGCCTAATGCAACAACCACCTTTGAAGCTTGGAGAGACATTAAAGTGGATGATGATGAAGCAACTGACTCTTACTGGCAAGACATCTTATA cCAAACCTTTTCTCCATAA